One Deltaproteobacteria bacterium genomic region harbors:
- a CDS encoding ferredoxin yields MGFRVEIDQDECMSVGRCVADFPAGFGFDDEELAMVLATVGELSDKQLLRAARNCPSRAIMVFDADGNQVE; encoded by the coding sequence ATGGGATTCCGTGTTGAGATCGATCAGGACGAGTGCATGAGCGTCGGGCGGTGCGTGGCCGACTTCCCGGCCGGGTTCGGCTTCGACGACGAGGAACTGGCGATGGTGCTGGCGACCGTCGGCGAACTGAGCGACAAGCAGCTCCTGAGGGCGGCTCGCAACTGCCCCAGCCGGGCCATCATGGTCTTCGACGCCGACGGCAACCAGGTCGAGTAG